A single genomic interval of Microbacterium oleivorans harbors:
- a CDS encoding DUF3710 domain-containing protein, which translates to MSDDAKTAPADRATGGPFDESEANPVRPYIDLGGIKVLPREGLNLRLEVEEQTKRIVAVGLDYAGSTLQVQPFAAPRSTGLWEETREQIRQQVRQQGGRVEEREGPLGPELLAEVPVVAGADGSGKRLARFVGVDGPRWFLRGVIGGAATGDIEAAAQVEDLFRSLVVVRGGSPMPPRDLIPLKMPATPGSA; encoded by the coding sequence ATGAGCGACGACGCGAAGACAGCTCCCGCCGACCGCGCGACGGGCGGTCCGTTCGACGAGTCCGAGGCGAACCCGGTCCGTCCCTACATCGATCTCGGCGGCATCAAGGTGCTGCCACGTGAAGGCTTGAACCTCCGCCTGGAGGTCGAGGAGCAGACCAAGCGCATCGTCGCCGTCGGCCTCGACTACGCCGGTTCGACACTGCAGGTGCAGCCCTTCGCGGCGCCTCGGTCCACCGGGCTGTGGGAGGAGACCCGCGAGCAGATCCGTCAGCAGGTGCGCCAGCAGGGCGGCCGTGTCGAGGAGCGCGAGGGCCCGCTGGGGCCCGAACTGCTGGCCGAGGTGCCGGTCGTCGCCGGGGCCGACGGGAGCGGCAAGCGTCTGGCGCGCTTCGTCGGCGTCGACGGTCCACGCTGGTTCCTGCGCGGCGTCATCGGCGGCGCGGCCACCGGTGACATCGAGGCAGCGGCGCAGGTCGAGGACCTGTTCCGCTCGCTCGTGGTGGTGCGCGGCGGGTCGCCGATGCCGCCCCGCGATCTCATCCCGCTGAAGATGCCGGCCACCCCCGGCTCGGCGTGA
- a CDS encoding DUF3159 domain-containing protein, with protein MTGDPQPASSSDDRSPELTPPEPASASGALGAALGEAARKAGFDPSTEASTGGVVWRAMGGFRGVLEAVLPGLVFIVVFTLTTDPETREADLWLSLGLSVGVAAIFTLVRLVQRGPAGAAFGGLVATAVAAGLALWTGRGQDNFIPGLITNAAYGTAFLVSALIGWSLIGLAAGFLMNEGVAWRRDKRKRRVFFWLAIAWAALFYARLAVQLPLYFADEVAALGTLKLVMGLPLFAPLAAVTWLAVRALYPRRAE; from the coding sequence GTGACCGGGGATCCGCAGCCGGCGTCGTCGTCCGACGACCGGTCGCCCGAGCTCACTCCGCCGGAGCCCGCGTCCGCGTCCGGTGCGCTGGGCGCGGCGCTGGGCGAAGCAGCGCGGAAAGCGGGATTCGACCCGTCGACCGAGGCCTCCACCGGCGGGGTCGTCTGGCGGGCGATGGGCGGATTCCGCGGAGTGCTCGAAGCAGTGCTTCCCGGCCTCGTCTTCATCGTCGTGTTCACGCTGACCACCGACCCCGAGACGCGCGAAGCCGACCTGTGGCTCTCGCTCGGTCTCTCCGTCGGCGTCGCAGCGATCTTCACGCTGGTCCGTCTGGTGCAGCGCGGGCCGGCCGGCGCCGCCTTCGGCGGCCTCGTGGCCACGGCCGTCGCGGCGGGCCTCGCCCTGTGGACCGGGCGCGGCCAGGACAACTTCATCCCCGGCCTCATCACGAACGCCGCCTACGGCACCGCCTTCCTCGTCTCTGCGCTCATCGGCTGGTCGCTGATCGGGCTGGCCGCCGGCTTCCTCATGAACGAGGGCGTCGCCTGGCGCCGGGACAAGCGCAAGCGGCGGGTCTTCTTCTGGCTCGCGATCGCGTGGGCCGCCCTGTTCTACGCTCGCCTCGCCGTGCAGCTCCCGCTGTATTTCGCGGACGAGGTGGCCGCGCTGGGCACGCTCAAGCTCGTGATGGGCCTCCCGCTGTTCGCGCCGCTCGCCGCGGTGACGTGGCTCGCCGTACGCGCGCTCTATCCGCGCCGCGCCGAGTGA